A region of Panthera uncia isolate 11264 chromosome D4, Puncia_PCG_1.0, whole genome shotgun sequence DNA encodes the following proteins:
- the LOC125925516 gene encoding LOW QUALITY PROTEIN: non-histone chromosomal protein HMG-14-like (The sequence of the model RefSeq protein was modified relative to this genomic sequence to represent the inferred CDS: inserted 1 base in 1 codon; substituted 1 base at 1 genomic stop codon): protein MPKRKVSSAEGAAKKDPKRRSARLSAKPAPAKVEAKPKKAAGKEKSXDKKMXKGKRGAKGKQAEVANQETKENLPAENGETKNEESAASDEAGEKEAKSDYYHIPCLTSGPCLPSCTIQRNIFINYFVNASFLVALETFLRRRESHLIPFFKCKCFFLRGEIICWLFIFWYNQKMGY from the exons ATGCCCAAGAGGAAGGTCAGCTCTGCCGAGGGGGCAGCGAAGAAGGACCCCAAGAGGAGGTCGGCAAGGTTGTCAGCTAAACCTGCTCCTGCAAAAGTGGAAGCGAAACCAAAAAAGGCGGCGGGAAAGGAGAAATCTTAAGACAAAAAAA CAAAGGGGAAAAGGGGAGCAAAGGGAAAACAGGCTGAAGTGGCtaaccaagaaacaaaagaaaacttaccTGCAGAAAACGGAGAAACTAAAAACGAAGAGAGTGCAGCCTCTGatgaagcaggagagaaagaagccaagtCTGATTACTATCATATCCCATGTCTTACCAGTGGTCCCTGTCTCCCTTCTTGTACAATCCAGAGGAATATTTTTATCAACTATTTTGTAAATGCAAGTTTTTTAGTAgctctagaaacatttttaagaaggagGGAATCCCACCTCatcccattttttaagtgtaaatgcttttttttaagagGTGAAATCATTTgctggttgtttattttttggtacaACCAGAAAATGGGATATTGA